One region of Passer domesticus isolate bPasDom1 chromosome 19, bPasDom1.hap1, whole genome shotgun sequence genomic DNA includes:
- the SRR gene encoding serine racemase, translating into MAAHMAALGLGEVRDAERRLRGRVHRTPLLTCAALDRMAGRRLLFKCELLQKTGSFKIRGALNAVRSLVEERQRTGRELPRAVVTHSSGNHGQALACAAQAEGIPAYIVVPRTAPQCKQDAIRAYGATLVPCDPTDKSRAETAASVVQETGGVLVHPNQELAVIAGQGTIALEVLEQAPQVNAVVVPVGGGGMVAGIAVAIKALRPDVKVFAAEPSNVDDCYQSKLRGELTPNVHPRDTIADAVKTSIGPNTWPIIRDLVDDVLTVSEEEIKRATWLVWERMKLLAEPTAGVGLAAVLSEQFQAVSRDLQNVCVVLCGGNVDLRSLTWLTDLSGKAE; encoded by the exons ATGGCCGCGCACATGGCCGCGCTGGGGCTGGGCGAGGTGCGGGACGCGGagcggcggctgcggggccgcgtCCACCGCACCCCGCTGCTCACCTGCGCCGCGCTGGACCGCATGGCCGGCAGGAGGCTGCTCTTCAAGTGCGAGCTCTTGCAGAAGACCGGATCCTTCAAG ATCCGCGGTGCCCTGAACGCGGTGCGAAGCCTGGTGGAGGAAAGGCAGCGCACGGGCCGGGAGCTGCCCCGCGCCGTGGTGACACACAGCAGCGGCAACCACGGCCAGGCGCTGGCCTGCGCTGCCCAGGCAGAAG GGATTCCTGCCTACATCGTGGtgccccgcacggccccgcagTGCAAGCAGGATGCCATTCGTGCCTATGGTGCCACACTGGTGCCATGTGACCCCACGGACAAG TCCAGAGCTGAGACAGCAGCCAGTGTAGTCCAGGAGACAGGAGGAGTCCTGGTGCACCCcaaccaggagctggcagtgattgcagggcaaggcaccatcgccctggaggtgctggagcag GCTCCCCAGGTAAATGCAGTGGTGGTTCCCGTTGGAGGTGGAGGAATGGTTGCAGGAATAGCAGTCGCCATCAAG gcTTTGAGGCCAGATGTGAAGGTGTTTGCTGCTGAGCCAAGCAACGTGGATGACTGTTACCAGTCCAAGCTCCGAGGGGAGCTGACCCCCAACGTCCACCCCCGGGACACCATCGCAGACGCAGTGAAAACCAGCATCGGGCCCAACACGTGGCCCATCATCAGGGATTTGGTTGATGATGTCCTGACAGTCTCAGAGGAAGAAATCAAG CGAGCCACGTGGCTGGTGTGGGAAAGGATGAAGCTGCTGGCTGAGCCAACAGCAGGCGTGGGACTGGCGGCCGTGCTCTCGGAGCAGTTCCAGGCAGTCTCCCGGGACCTGCAGAACGTTTGCGTTGTGCTGTGTGGGGGAAATGTGGACCTGAGATCCCTGACCTGGCTCACAGACCTCTCTGGGAAAGCAGAATGA
- the TSR1 gene encoding pre-rRNA-processing protein TSR1 homolog, translated as MVMAAAGAHRPGPLKQQNKAHKGGKHSGSSQRRAGGRVPVKAQPRRRLRDLSRVDRRHQALQLRRQRKEAVLAEKRSLGSRDGPPHLVVVVLLHSRAAAQDSLRLLQGQDSAAVRADEGGAGGFALLCPRLKQRWRFVTAQPGDLHAVLDLAKVADSLLFLLDPVDGWDSAGEHCLSCLFAQGLPSYALAVPGGSDLPPKKRIDARKKLSKCIEKRFPEAKLFPLNTEQECSLLLRHLSSQKQRHLAFRARRAHLLARAAEFVPSQDSQLLGTLKVSGFVRGHTLSVNSLVHIVGHGDFQLSQVDAPPDPLSLNPRVLKAQKRSQDMEVQEDSGNGAVEMEEDVKVLMKAHPSKQESLQSEVVPDPMEGEQTWPTEEELQEAEDSLKANRRVVKVPKGTSKYQAAWIVDDGEEGSEKDDDDDEDDDMDDDMMEEAVSQEGESSEEEAGEEEESETMTVSECLRDEQYDEKMEEDEQMLERYKQERMDEMFPDEVDTPRDVPARVRFQKYRGLKSFRTSPWDPKENLPRDYARIFQFQDFSRTRKNLFRQIEKEETEGASVGWYVTLHVCNVPVSVMESFKEGKPLVLFSLLPHEQKMSVLNFLVRRHPGNSQPVRAKEELIFHCGFRRFRASPLFSQHTSADKHKLERFLRPDAALVVTVYAPITFPPASVLLFKQRSNGMHDLIATGSLLSVDPDRIVIKRLVLSGHPFKIFTKTAVVRYMFFNREDVMWFKPVELRTKWGRRGHIKEPLGTHGHMKCHFDGQLKSQDTVLLNLYKRVFPKWTYDPHVPEPVPWVRSESALPEQEVEME; from the exons ATGGTgatggcggcggcgggcgcgcaCCGGCCCGGGCCGCTCAAGCAGCAGAACAAGGCGCACAAGGGCGGCAAGCACAGCGGCTCCTCGCAGCGCCGCGCTGGAG GCCGCGTCCCCGTCAAGGCCCAGCCCCGCCGGCGGCTCCGCGACCTGAGCAGGGTGGACCGGCGGCATCAGGCGCTGCAGCTCCGCCGGCAGCGCAAGGAGGCG GTGCTGGCGGAGAAgcgcagcctgggcagcagggacgGGCCCCCGCACCTCGTGGTTGtggtgctgctgcacagccGGGCCGCGGCGCAGGACTCGCtgcggctgctgcaggggcaggactcggCCGCTGTCCGCGCCGATGAGGGCGGAGCCGGTGGctttgccctgctctgcccccggCTCAAGCAGCGCTGGCGCTTtgtcacagcccagccag GGGATCTCCACGCTGTGTTAGACCTTGCCAAGGTTGCTGACTCGCTGCTGTTCCTCCTGGACCCTGTGGATGGCTGGGACAGTGCAGGGGAACACTGCCTCTCCTGCCTCTTTGCACAGGGGCTCCCCAGTTATG CTCTGGCTGTCCCGGGAGGCTCCGACCTGCCCCCTAAGAAGAGGATAGATGCCAGGAAGAAGCTCTCCAAGTGCATCGAGAAGCGTTTTCCCGAGGCCAAGCTGTTCCCCCTGAACACGGAGCAGGAATGCTCGCTGCTCCTGAGGCACCTGAGCTCCCAGAAGCAGAGGCACCTGGCGTTCCGTGCCCGCCGCGCTCACCTGCTGGCCCGTGCTGCTGAGTTTGTGCCCAGCCAGGACAGCCAGCTGCTGGGCACCCTGAAGGTGTCAGGCTTTGTCCGGGGACACACCCTCAGCGTGAACAGCCTGGTGCACATCGTGGGCCACGGGGACTTCCAGCTGAGCCAGGTGGATGCTCCCCCTGACCCGCTCTCCTTGAACCCACGGGTGCTTAAAGCACAGAAGAGGAGTCAGGACATGGAGGTGCAG GAGGACTCTGGAAATGGTGCTGTTGAGATGGAGGAAGATGTCAAGGTGCTGATGAAGGCACATCCAAGCAAGCAGGAGTCTCTGCAGTCAGAAGTGGTTCCTGATCCCATGGAAGGGGAGCAGACGTGGCCCACTGAAgaagagctgcaggaagcagagg ATTCTCTGAAGGCAAACAGGAGGGTGGTGAAGGTCCCCAAAGGCACATCCAAGTACCAGGCTGCCTGGATTGTGGATGATGGAGAAGAAGGCAGTGAgaaagatgatgatgatgatgaagatgatgacaTGGATGATGATATGATGGAAGAGGCAGTTTCTCAG gagggggagagcagtgaggaggaggctggggaggaggaggagagcgaGACCATGACCGTGTCCGAGTGCCTGCGGGATGAGCAGTACGACGAGAAGATGGAGGAGGATGAGCAGATGCTGGAGAGATACAAGCAGGAGAGAATGGATGAGATGTTTCCAGATGAGGTGGACACGCCACGGGATGTGCCTGCCAGAGTCAG GTTCCAGAAGTACAGGGGGCTGAAAAGCTTCCGGACTTCTCCTTGGGACCCCAAAGAGAATCTTCCAAGGGATTATGCCAGGATCTTCCAGTTCCAGGACTTCTCCCGAACCAGAAAGAACCTCTTCAGGCAAATAGAGaaggaggagactgagggagCTTCG GTGGGCTGGTACGTTACACTTCATGTCTGCAATGTCCCTGTCTCAGTGATGGAGAGCTTCAAGGAGGGGAAACCCCTGGTCCTGTTCTCACTGCTTCCCCACGAACAAAAG ATGTCTGTGTTGAACTTCCTGGTGCGTCGGCATCCTGGCAACAGCCAGCCAGTGAGGGCCAAGGAGGAGCTGATCTTCCACTGCGGGTTCAGGCGCTTCCGAGCGTCCCCCCTGTTCTCCCAGCACACCTCAG CTGATAAGCACAAGCTGGAGCGTTTCCTGCGCCCAGATGCTGCCCTGGTGGTGACTGTCTACGCTCCCATCACTTTCCCTCCTGCCTCAGTGCTGCTTTTCAAACAGAGAAGTAATG GAATGCACGACCTCATTGCCACGGGCTCCCTGCTCTCCGTGGACCCCGACAGGATTGTCATCAAGCGCCTGGTGCTCAGCGGCCACCCCTTCAAGATCTTCACCAAGACGGCTGTCGTGCGATACATGTTCTTCAACAGAG AGGATGTGATGTGGTTCAAGCCCGTGGAGCTGAGGACAAAGTGGGGACGCAGGGGGCACATCAAGGAGCCATTAG GGACCCATGGGCATATGAAGTGCCACTTTGATGGGCAGCTCAAGTCCCAGGACACGGTGCTGCTGAACCTCTACAAGCGTGTTTTTCCCAAATGGACTTATGACCCTCATGTCCCAGAGCCTGTGCCGTGGGTGAGGAGTGAGAGtgcactgccagagcaggaggtggagaTGGAATGA